In Tautonia marina, the genomic stretch CCTCCGGCGGCTCCATCTCGATCGCCTCAACCGGCGGTAAATCGCCCGGCGCGTGGAACTCGTACGGCACGCCCAGCGCGTCACCCACCAGGAGGCCGATCAATCCCCCTTCCAACCGATCGAGCAACCCTGGTGGCGTTTCGGCTTCCATGAATCAGTCCTGGTCCGATCGATCCCTGGTTTCCCAATGACACACCCCCTGGCGAGCTTACCCGATCCGCTCACGTCGGGAAACGACGATGCCCTACCACCAGCATGCTGGAAGGCAGGGCATCGAGGGGCATGGGTGTCGCGTTTCCGATGGGATCAAGGCGGGCAGAATCAGCCGTCAGGCTGCGGCGTTCAACGATCGGTGGCGCTGGATGACCCGAACCAGACCAATCGTTGCCACGCAGCCCAGGGCCATCACCAGGGTCGACGGCTCGGGGACTGCGTTCACCCCCTCCGAGCCCTCCTCATCGCTGTCTGGTGGTGTCTGCAGGGTTCCGTAGAAGCTCGGCTCAGAGAGCGATGTCCCGTACTGGAATTTCACGCTCTGGATGTGGGAGAGACTGAACCCACTGCCTACCGTGATGGCAAACGTCAGGGTGTCTCGAACCAGCGGGGTCGAATCGACCGCATTATTGCCGTCGCCAGGGTTGTATCCGGCATTGATGAGACCGAAGTTAAACCCTCCCGTGCCCTCTCCCGTGTTGACGATGTTGCCGTTGAAGATCCCGAACCCCGCGGTTCCGAGACCCTCGGACGGCTTGAGCTGCCAGCCCCCCAACGTCCCGGTGTAGTCCTTCTTCGAGCCGTCGACCGCCAGGTTCGGGTTGGCCGGCCCCGAGTAGTTGACCAGCTCCGAGGCATACGCCGTCAGCAGGTTGAAAGGGTTCGGCGTCGGATTGATGTCGACCAGCAGCGCCGTCAAGACACTGCTCGGCACGGTCTGGTTTGCCCCATACGTCTGGAGCGAAGTGTTTTTCAGAACAATCGAGAGCGTTGAATCGCTCAGCGAAAACTCGGCCGAGGCGGCCAGGGCATGATTCGCCGAGGAGTTCGTGCCCGAGCCCAGGTACAGGCCCGCCTGACACGGCTCAGAGGCGACCGTGAGTATCACCAGGGCACCCCACAGAGCGCCTTGTCCGCGCAAAACCATCGAAGAGACTCCCCAGTCTTGGAGCCGTCACCGTGCGTCATCGCAAATGGTCGCCGTCGTGGCGATCTCGCGCTCGTTCCCGTCAACTCGAAGGGGTCTGAGAACCGCCGGACGACGCAAGCCCTCGCGCCGATCCGACGAAGTCCCGCCTTCAAGCCACGGAACTCCGCTCAATGCAACCGCAACCGTGCTTGATCTCAAACACCCCAGAACTCACTGAGTTCTTGCAAGGGTGCATTTCTCTCGCCCGCCATTCTTTCGTTCCCACCCGGTGGGTTCAAGAGCCCCCTTCCGAATGTTCACGAAACGTTGTCAGGACGCAACATTCCTGTCTCCTCCTTGCATCATCCCGCGCACCAAAGCAGCCCGGCCCGATCCTCTCTCTCATGAGTCCGAACCGGGCCGGGCGGGTTGAGCAGGAATTGCCCGCGCTCCATCGAGACCGTTTTCATTCCGACCATCGAGCGCGGTTGGTTGTGTTGTGTGCAACTGGACCGTTTAGAGCTGGCGCCGGCTCGATCATCGTCCGAGTCGAGGGCGAAAAGCCGGTCGGGGTCTGAGTTCAACACTCGTCTGATCAGTACGCGCGGCCTCGGGCGGCCTTCCAGGTGTCGAAGAGGGCGCGGCACTCGTCGCGGAGGGGGCCGGGCTCGACGAGGATCGGGCTGCCTCCCTGGCGGGCGAGGGAGGCGGCCGGAACGCTCAGTTCGGAAAAACCGGCGGCATCGGCATCGGCAATCGAGGCGCCAAAGATCACCCGATCGACCCGGGCCCAGTGCGAGGCAGCCAGGCACATCGGGCAGGGCTCGCAGGTCGTGTACAGGGTCGATCCGGTGAGGTCAATTCGTTCGAGGCTCCGGCAGGCGATCCGGATGGCGTTCACCTCGGCATGAGCGGTCGGGTCGGTGTCTTGCCAGACCGTGTTGTGCGCCTCGGCAACAATCTGACCCTCCCGCACGATCACCGAGCCGAAGGGCGACTGCCCGTTTGCGATTCCCTTGCGGCAGATCTCCACCGCCCGGCGCATGAACGCCTCGTGATCCATCGTCCCAGGTCCCTTCTGACGTCCGCCAGACGCCCCAGAGCCGCTCTTCGCGGGCCAACCCCGCCAACCACCGGACCGCGATCGAGGATCACCATACCGGATGGCTCCCTCCTCGGTCCAGAAGACCGGCACGCTGACCCTCCACTCGGTCTTCCGCGAGGAGCGTTCGTCGACTCGACTGCTCCCCATCCTGCATCTTGGCAACTTACGCCATTGCTCCTTGTGTTCCGCTTCCTTTCGTTTCTTTTCGTTCTGAGAACGTAAATGAACGGTAGAAAATCATCGTCTTCTTCGGAGAGAGGCCTCCGACGTGTTGACGGTCGCAACCTCAATACGCGAACTCGTTCTTCTGAAAGGAGTTAGGAAACACCGTCCAGAAAACTTCCCAGGGGAAAACCCGTTAACCTTTCTGTCGCGCCCTCCGGCATGGTCCGGGGTTCTCGTGGGTCCGACCACGGAGCGCGAATCCCCTGGTGTTCACCCTCCGGGCGCCATCCGCGAAGGCGCGACGCGCCATCAACGGGTTTTCCCCTGGTCGGTGTTGACGGCGGATCGGGACACCTGATCACCTGGACCAGGAGAAGCGGGTTCGGAATTTCCCACGCTTGGCATTCTCTTTGCATCCAGATCAAGGGTGAGTTTGGTCCTGCTGGTCGCCATTCGACCGGCTGTGATCACGGCCGGCGTGATCCCCCCCGTCGAAGCCACCGGCAGCGACCCCATCGGGAGACGCTCCCAATCCCTTCACTCAAGCGTTGAGGAACGAATCATGAGTTTGCTCTGGTGGGCCTTGATTGCTGCGGTCGTCGCGATCATTTCCGGTGCCCTCGGTTTCACGGGAGTGGCATCGGGTGCGGCGACCATCGCCCGGGTCCTGTTCGGGATCTTCCTGATTCTGGCCCTGATCCTGCTGCTCATGGCACTGCTCGCCGGGGCCGCCGTGGCCGCGGTCTAGCAGGCGCGAAACGGGGTCTGGTGACAGGTCCACGCACGGGGCCGCTGGTGCAAG encodes the following:
- a CDS encoding XDD4 family exosortase-dependent surface protein, coding for MVLRGQGALWGALVILTVASEPCQAGLYLGSGTNSSANHALAASAEFSLSDSTLSIVLKNTSLQTYGANQTVPSSVLTALLVDINPTPNPFNLLTAYASELVNYSGPANPNLAVDGSKKDYTGTLGGWQLKPSEGLGTAGFGIFNGNIVNTGEGTGGFNFGLINAGYNPGDGNNAVDSTPLVRDTLTFAITVGSGFSLSHIQSVKFQYGTSLSEPSFYGTLQTPPDSDEEGSEGVNAVPEPSTLVMALGCVATIGLVRVIQRHRSLNAAA
- a CDS encoding nucleoside deaminase, which translates into the protein MDHEAFMRRAVEICRKGIANGQSPFGSVIVREGQIVAEAHNTVWQDTDPTAHAEVNAIRIACRSLERIDLTGSTLYTTCEPCPMCLAASHWARVDRVIFGASIADADAAGFSELSVPAASLARQGGSPILVEPGPLRDECRALFDTWKAARGRAY
- a CDS encoding DUF1328 domain-containing protein → MSLLWWALIAAVVAIISGALGFTGVASGAATIARVLFGIFLILALILLLMALLAGAAVAAV